One Glycine max cultivar Williams 82 chromosome 6, Glycine_max_v4.0, whole genome shotgun sequence DNA segment encodes these proteins:
- the LOC100799072 gene encoding RNA-binding protein 24-A, with amino-acid sequence MMSPNLAKQVGDTTYTKIFVGGLAWETKRDTLKRYFDQFGEILEAVVITDRITGRSKGYGFVIFRDPNSAIRACHNPYPVIDGRRANCNLAALGAQKFDPSITTGRQKFSSPSWNMAPIPLQGTSTHYNQHIPHYPFPHPVYRYPGYPHPQDLYEMNYNNAYGGQQLPLCWFPAYCQPFYGLSRQFIPTAYVKKAQTPDVSPQEFTVVGFSEPISASPSICSTGLDTGTVPATGVLESHQEQKSST; translated from the exons ATGATGAGTCCAAACCTTGCAAAACAAGTTGGGGACACAACCTATACCAAGATCTTTGTTGGAGGATTAGCTTGGGAGACTAAGAGAGATACTTTAAAACGCTATTTCGATCAGTTTGGGGAGATCTTAGAGGCCGTCGTCATCACTGACAGAATCACAGGAAGATCAAAAGGATATGGCTTT gtgaTCTTCAGGGACCCAAATTCTGCAATAAGAGCTTGTCATAATCCCTATCCTGTGATTGATGGAAGGAGAGCTAACTGTAATCTTGCAGCTCTTGGTGCACAGAAATTTGATCCATCTATAACAACAG GAAGGCAAAAATTCAGTAGCCCTTCATGGAATATGGCACCAATTCCATTGCAAGGAACTTCCACTCATTACAATCAGCACATACCACACTACCCATTTCCGCATCCAGTCTACAG GTATCCTGGTTATCCTCACCCACAAGACTTGTATGAAATG AACTACAATAATGCTTATGGTGGACAGCAGCTTCCACTCTGTTGGTTTCCAGCATATTGCCAACCCTTTTATGGCCTTAGTAGACAGTTTATTCCAACAGCATATGTGAAAAAGGCACAAACCCCTGACGTGTCACCTCAGGAGTTCACGGTTGTTGGCTTCTCAGAACCTATTTCAGCTTCTCCCTCAATTTGCAGCACTG GATTAGACACAGGAACAGTACCAGCTACAGGAGTGCTAGAATCCCACCAAGAACAGAAGTCTTCAACTTAA
- the LOC106794116 gene encoding polyadenylate-binding protein-interacting protein 12, with product MAVAENVGAKIGSSSQNLENSVVSSDSGEVEKSKPRSGSINDDQKLNNGVFNHQDRVPGTMPVPNSNYNYNAQMGQMHANGVNNDGYGMNGVMSGENEGESFKRDMRDLEELLSKLNPMAEEFVPPSLSNTHGYLAGPGAGAGFGYPNNFILLNNFGNANGQTNRRRKNGYNQGKRRVNHKMDMEKREEMTRRTVYVSDIDQLVTEEQLAALFLNCGQVVDCRVCGDPNSILRFAFIEFTDEEGARAALNLSGTMLGYYPLRVLPSKTAIAPVNPTFLPRSEDEREMCSRTIYCTNIDKKLTQADVKHFFESICGEVQRLRLLGDYHHSTRIAFVEFTVAESAIAALSCSGVILGSLPIRVSPSKTPVRSRAPRPTMH from the exons ATGGCGGTTGCTGAGAATGTTGGGGCCAAAATCGGTTCTTCCagtcaaaatttagaaaacagTGTAGTATCATCGGACTCGGGCGAGGTTGAGAAATCAAAACCCAGAAGTGGGTCCATCAACGACGATCAGAAGCTGAACAACGGTGTCTTCAACCACCAAGATAGAGTTCCTGGCACTATGCCAGTGCCCAATAGCAATTATAACTACAATGCCCAAATGGGTCAGATGCACGCAAATGGGGTGAACAATGATGGGTATGGGATGAATGGGGTCATGAGTGGGGAGAATGAGGGTGAGAGTTTCAAGCGTGATATGAGGGATTTGGAAGAGCTTTTGTCAAAGTTGAATCCCATGGCTGAGGAATTTGTGCCCCCATCACTAAGCAATACTCATGGCTACCTAGCTGGACCCGGTGCCGGCGCCGGGTTTGGTTACCCTAATAATTTTATACTGCTCAATAACTTTGGTAACGCTAACGGCCAAACTAACAGAAGG AGGAAGAATGGCTATAATCAAGGGAAGCGAAGAGTGAATCATAAAATGGATAtggagaaaagagaagaaatgaCTAGGAGGACTGTTTATGTGTCTGACATTGATCAACTG GTTACTGAAGAGCAGTTGGCGGCACTCTTTCTTAACTGTGGCCAG GTTGTTGATTGCCGTGTTTGTGGGGATCCTAATTCTATTCTCCGGTTTGCCTTCATTGAGTTTACAGACGAAG AAGGTGCAAGGGCTGCTTTGAACCTGTCTGGAACCATGCTTGGATATTACCCGTTGAGAGTGCTACCTTCAAAAACTGCTATTGCCCCTGTTAATCCAACATTTTTGCCCAGG TCTGAAGATGAAAGGGAGATGTGTTCAAGAACAATTTATTGCACAAATATTGACAAGAAG CTTACTCAAGCCGATGTCAAACACTTCTTTGAATCTATTTGTGGAGAG GTTCAACGGTTGAGGCTTCTTGGAGATTACCATCATTCAACTCGAATTGCTTTTGTTGAGTTCACAGTG GCTGAGAGTGCAATTGCAGCTCTAAGCTGTAGTGGGGTGATTCTGGGTTCACTGCCCATAAG GGTAAGTCCATCGAAGACACCAGTTCGATCACGTGCTCCTCGCCCTACTATGCACTGA